CTTGACCAAAATGTATGCTCCTGGCACataccatactccgttcaaaggcacttaaatattttgtcttgcccattcaccctctgaatggcacatgtataaaatccatgtctcagttgtctcaaggcttaaaaatccttctttaacctgtctcctccccttcatctacactgattgaagtggatttaacaagtgacatcaataagggatcatagctttcatctggatttacctggtcagtctttcatggaaagtgcaggtatccttaatgttttgtaaactcagtgtatatctggAGTTAAACTGTAGCCCTGACAAGAATGTATTTAATTTCCCTTAGTACTTCCTGCTCCAGAGCAGCTGACTGTTGACTCAGTGGACACCACATCAGCTGctgttagctggagccagccaccaggattggaccaaacccaacatcattaccagatcatTTACTTCTGTCCAGGGACACAaccccactacaccaccacatATTCACCCAGCATCACTCTCTATGACCTGCAACGTGGTAGTCagtactctgtcactgtctgcactgtgcTGGAAAATGGAAAGCAAAGTAAACCTGTGTCAACAACCCTGACCACAGGTAAGGAAGTAACCTACTAAAGTATTATGTCTGGTGTCAAAGTTTATTTCATTTGAACTAGTTATCAAAATGACTGAACTAATCATAATGGATTTGTCAGCATGGGATGTAAAGGTACAGTATATTTTCTACTTTGACTAATATTCTACTTTTCCTCCTGTTAAatatgatagaaatcctcatcatTTGAGCGTAATTATTTCTTTATAGCCTTTACTTTCTCACTCTGAACGCGAATGGGTGTGACTTCTTGACAATGATCACAATGGCTCCAATGcacagcgcccctggagcaattcggattaagtgccttgctcaagggcacagcaacatatttttcaccttgtcCGCTCCggcattcgaaccagcaacctttcggttacaggcCCAACACTGTAACCTCAAGACTACCTGTctctaccttacccctatctACAGTGTCCTCCATTAATATTGAGGCTACCTTCCTCTACCTTACCCCTAGCTACAGTGTCCTCTGTTAATATTGAGACTACCTTCCTCTACCTTAACCCTACCTagtgtcctccgttaatattgaggctaccttcctctaccttacccctacctacagtgtcctccgttaCTATTGAGAGTACCTtcctctaccttacccctatctacagtgtcctccgttaatGAGGCTACCTTCCTCTACCTTACCCTtacctacagtgtcctccgttaatattgagactacctgcctctaccttacccctacctaGTGTCCTCGACAGTGCAGCATTTCAAAAGCTTGGATTTGAaataatgactatgaggttaaagtgcagaccgtcagctttaatttgatggtattttcatccatatcgggtgaaccataATGTGAAATAACAATGTGTGATAAAGTAGTTAAGTTTAGTATTTTCAGAATATCAGGCGCGGGCTGAAAATCGACATCTTCACATTgcattttttttagggggcaggAGAATTAACGAGGATACTTTGAGGTCTTTAATcataatttttacattgcaaacagtaaCAATTATTTTTCATGCTATGAAAGGTAGCTGATCCGGCCAAAAAGGTTCTGTAACGCATCAGTCCAAAATGGAGAGGTGCAGGATCCTGTTCCCGCAGGATCTGGCTCAAATAAAGCACTGATGATACAAGTAAAACACATTAACACATTACCAAAGATCTTACTTTAATAATTTGTGACTCAGTACATTTTCAGTGGTGGGAGAGAGCCTCTGgagttgctgcagtgtgtgttcTACTGGCTGTGATCATAGGCCTGTGGGTTTCCTgtaagtgttttttatttttttactaaaaCATTTGTAGTCAATGTTGTGACAGTTACACATTTTGATTGACTTTTCCCTTTTACAGATGCCACTGCAGAGcgagaccagctacagaatagtctaaataccaggaccacagagagagaccagttaaaAACCAGGCTTAGGTCCTATGGTGAGTGCAGTCTTTTATTTTCTTAATTTACAAGTATCATTTTATTTCATACTTAGAAGAGATTTCATATATTTGTAGACTTTGAAATGCCTGCTGTTCTATTTCGTTTATTTCAGAGAAACCCTGTCTGAAGGAATGGTGGAAGTTTGGCACCAGCTGTTATTATGTCTCCTCCACGAGGGACTCTGCCGGGGACGGTCAGCGGCAGTGCAGAGCAATGGGTGCTGAATTGGTTGTTATAAACAGCAGAGAAGAACAGGTAATAGAGAATACATTAGTAATGCTATAATACTactgtttctttattattattattattattattcatcatTATCTACATCTCTGATTAGTATTCAATATGTAAATAATTGTATCACCAATGTTCATGTCACTGTCAATTTATAGAATATACTTCCTGTCAGCAAAGCAAGTTTGCATGAGATTATATCTATACCTATACTATAGTATAGCAGCTGAGGCTGCAACCTGATCTCATAGTTTCACTTCGACATTCGACGTAATCTGGATCAAAGTCTATTTTTGACGCATTCATTCcttgtggttacagggttaattctgtgAGGTTACAGGGttcaaacagaaacaactcaaagggttatggttaggggttaaggtcagggcaaTGGGTTGGGGAAGGCTTCAAACTAAAATGATTAAAAACAACGCTCTGTTTCCATCAAGTACTCTCCCTCTTGCCTGAGCATTGTGAACTGCCGTGGCGCAGTCGTCAGAGCTGATTGGTCTGTGTGGTGTGAGCACGCTTCCCCTCCGAGCGTCCTGAGTTTGCTCCAGTGCTCggcaacatttttttatttttttgtgagcgCTGAGGAAGGCATATATCAAAGTACTTAGGACCCTTTCAAACATCCTAAATCCCCTTGTATTTCTATTGACCAGGCTCAGTCcattatactactactactactactattagacTACTAAtactattattatttataaaCATGTAAAAGTGTTCCTCTGCTGTGGAGATTAAATAATGGTCATTGTTTTTCTTCCAAAATGATATTATAGATATTTATCAATGGATTTAAGAAGAATGTCTGGATTGGTGTATATAAAAAAGACGGAATCTGGGAGTGGCTTGTCAACACAGCATTTAAACCTACGTAAGTGAACAGGTTCTGGAGGACTTTTTTTCTGTTGTAATAAATTACTTTTTACAGTCCGATAATCTTGTCCTCAGCCagatgtctctctcactctctgtcgaATGGTAGCAATTGAGCCTGGACACTAGGTTAACCGTCTGATTCTCTATTTTCTATTGGATGATATTAATCTCTGATTCTCTGTGTTGTTTATAGCTATTGGATGGAAGGGGAACCAAGTAGCTTGAATGACGAGGTGGCTTGTATTGAGATCTCACAGACGGCATCAGACCCATTGAAGAGTTGGAAGGGTGTAAAATGTACTTCAAATTACTGGGTGTGTGAAAAACCGTTCACACCGTAGTCTAATTATAATAACTAATGTAAGCCCCTATCTTATGGAGTTgcactggttttccctttgttagGCCTAACGTGTTTCTATGTGTATCTACATTGAAAGATGTATTTGATGTCTTTAAAGAGAGCAGGGCTATGTGGAGTTTGTCCACCGTTCATCAGGCCCAGGGGAGTGGAATTGTGGTCTAGTAGGCTCTAACTGTGGTCTAGTAGGCTCTAACTGTGGTCTAGTAGGCTCTAACTGTGGTCTAGTAGGCTCTAACTGTGGTCTAGTAGGCTCTAACTGTGGTCTAGTAGGCTCTAACTGTGGTCTAGTAGGCTCTAACTGTGGTCTAGTAGGCTCTAACTGTGGTCTAGTAGGCTCTAACTGTGGTCTAGTAGGCTCTAACTGTGGTCTAGTACGCTCTAACTGTGGTCTAGTAGGCTCTAACTGTGGTTGACTTTTTTAAAAACTATATTTACAATTTTTACCATTTTAATGTGTGCATATAACAATTGAATAAGATTCTGTTTTCATTTAAGTTTTTACAGTTATCAATCCATTTCAAATGCAGCAGTGTTCTGTTtccttccattccattccatatgTACCATGTATTTCATCAGTAGAATGAACACATCTATATACTGTGATCCAGGTATGTCATTTACTTGTCAGGTATACTGTAATACTAAGTGTTGTAATGTATGAATAGTAACTCCAATGTTTTCCTTCTAAATGGTGTCAGTTATTAGTTGACGTAGCACAGTAAAAACACTTTAGTTAATAGATAGAAAACAGTCGTTATCAGTAAAGTTATAGCAGTACCAGAATTGACCACTAGAAGGGTTGTGTCATCCATGGACATGTGACCAgagcccgtattcacaaagcatcccacagtaagagtgctgatctaggatcagttttgtcttTGACCTCTCTCTGGTAATGTTAGTTGTTTTATCTTTTTACTTAGCTTACCCAGTACAAAGGAACCGATGGGATAGTCCCAAAAGAGCAAACTCTGCCCAACTAGCAACACAATACTCCTGTTGGATGAAATATTCACATTTAGAACTTCTGTGCAGTATTCTGGAACTTGAACTTAAAACCTGAACATGTGCATCTTCTAAGGCTCCAACCTTAGCTATACCCACTGGATACCATTATGGACCTATAGCGTTCACATAATAATGGAGTCAGATTGATAAATGTAGGTTATTATTATATTCAACATAAtttctacacatctacaccttaACAGGTGTCTTGAACatactgaagtctgagatttctgagttcccagGTGTTTTGAATGCA
The window above is part of the Coregonus clupeaformis isolate EN_2021a unplaced genomic scaffold, ASM2061545v1 scaf0714, whole genome shotgun sequence genome. Proteins encoded here:
- the LOC121564405 gene encoding fibronectin, giving the protein MSCVGDHHTMLASDDDVLPPPGDIHVLLLTFDSVSLSWGSPQGLTGPQTFRVTWGCDGETRSTRVKGGHHLEISSLQPGKKYQFNVATEGEDGSQSRCVSASLSTVVPPRDLKIDHLEETSFTLHWSNAEGVENVPQHFFISNCIPGTDPLTAITDDCHKTFSNLQPGTEYTVSVSTVLSNGEQSEPVSTTICTILPAPEQLTVDSVDTTSAAVSWSQPPGLDQTQHHYQIIYFCPGTQPHYTTTYSPSITLYDLQRGSQYSVTVCTVLENGKQSKPVSTTLTTVHFQWWERASGVAAVCVLLAVIIGLWVSYATAERDQLQNSLNTRTTERDQLKTRLRSYEKPCLKEWWKFGTSCYYVSSTRDSAGDGQRQCRAMGAELVVINSREEQIFINGFKKNVWIGVYKKDGIWEWLVNTAFKPTYWMEGEPSSLNDEVACIEISQTASDPLKSWKGVKCTSNYWVCEKPFTP